The sequence ATACGAGGCTGCCAATGCAGAATTTCTAGAACACAAGGTATGCATAGTGATAGTAAACGCGAAGAGTAGTCCGTATGATAACAAGGATGCTAAGATTCTAGAGAGCGTATCAACAAATTTGTTACGGTGACAATTAGGGGAGTTTCTAACTTCCCTGGACTTGTTTATCATCATAAGTAATTTGTTAGCATGATTAGCATTGTAGTTATTGTCATGGTTGTCATGTCGATAAATGGAGTCGAGTCGACGGAGGTCCAGCTTATCAACTAGTGGAATAATCGTAGAATTATACTTATAAACAGAAGAAACCTGCTTATCTACAGTAATTATTCGACGGGAAGGAACAGGACTTGATCTCAAAGAAAATTGATCAAAATTATTCCGGTAAGAACGAATATTAACAAGAGATAATACTTTTCTCGGAGAAAAACAAGAAGAAGACGACGGCAAATGTAAAACCGTGCCGCCAATTATTCCTGCTGCTGCTACAGATTCCATATATGCCACCGTGAAAGAGGTTGATGATGTTTTTTAGGGTTTTAACCAGCCCCAAATATCAAAAGGACCTTTTCTAAGACACCGTTGTGCAGTGGTTGGGCTCTTGTACACTTCGAGGGAGATTAGGAGTTCAACCCGTGACGTGTGTTTTATCGATTAGCaaaaaaaatatgattttaaCGGAATATTAAACAGAAGAAAATactattattttatataaaataaatttaaaaatgtTAACACTGAAGACTGAACCATGACACACTGAACCATGACATTTGCAAGTATCCACTCGACACACACCAAAGAATCCCTTACAGTAATTCCCAAACTCACAGTCACGCCAAACAGGACTCTAAACAAGGTTATTTTTCATTCAGACATTTTGTCGAACACTTGGTGTGCATGGTTTTATTTGCTTGTTTTGCGTTCCTAATCGTGTTGTTTTTGTGACAGTGGAACTCAGTGATACTACTTTTATGGGGTATGATTTAAATATTCTGTTAACATGTATCTACTACATGATACATGTAGTATATTTTATAAacataattataaatttaaatcgAATATTTTTTTTTGTCATACAAATcgaatatttttaataaatacaTTCTATGATAAGATTTGAACATCAATTTCGCTCATTTTTCATGTGAATACAAATTATATCGATTTAAAACGAGTCCAGATTCGAACCCGCATTCGAGCCCGATTACTCGAACTCGCTGAAGATCGAATCGATTGTTGAAGATACGAGAACCTAGGAGTGTTTGTTTTTGGAATTTGAGTAACGAAATTGAAGCCCGAATCATCCTATACCTGTTCGTTTCATCAGTTTCATAAAAAACAAATTGAAATTTTGATTTATGAAAGGTCGAAGAAAAGggtttctgtaaaaattttatttgattttccaGATTATATGCTAATTGTTTGATGATTATGATGGTATGAATAGATTCGTAGGACTTTAAGTTTCAATTTGACATAAATGATGTTGTTAGTCGAATGTTCGGTTTTTTGGCTGGAGTAACCGCCGGTTTCGATTTATTATCGCCGATTTTAAGTTTTGTTTGGCCGGTTGTTTTGAAATCGACAAGTACTGCCGACTTTTTACCGGAATCTAGAGTTTTTCCAGATTCCGGCAGAAATTCCGGTAGGGTTCCGGCCATGTGCTTGACCAAAAGGGGCTTTGATCCTGTGAACCCCTCACCCAATTGTAAAAACCTGTTTCtgatttaatattaaataaaacAAATTAACTTGAAACTAAGCAGAAAACAAAGCAACCTGGCTACAAATATCACTGATGCATTCCCACTAAAGATGAAGCAAGTAAAGAATGCAATATACACACTAACTTGCAGCAAAGAAGAAATATCACTACTGCTGCTATTTTTCAATCACTAATTATCTTGCAGTATGTAAAATATGTTTAAGCAAGCAAAACATTAAAGTATATCTATCTCATTGACACGATCATCGTCATCTTCATCACTGTCAGAAGCATCATCTATCCTCGAGTAAAACGTATCCTCCTgcaaattttaaaacaaaagtcTGAAAACATACCAACTCAAGCTTCAGCTTCTTAATCTTTCCTTGTAACTCAGTAATATGATGCTTTAGTGCCTGGAAATGTTTTAATATAGATCAGAAATAGACTAACAGTCTAGAACATAATCAATTGAGATGCCATACAGAATGCACGTAAAATGTACACTTTCTATTACTTGCTCCAATTTGggaaattttatatatttttaagaggAAGAACCTTCCTGTTGGACATTTCCTCACGTCTCTGAAGTTCAATTGATCGAGCTAAAGCCTGCCTTCTGGTAAGGAGATTTTTGGGTCTCATGGCAGATACTAGTACTCCACCACTTTCTGCCTCGAGAGCAATGGCAATATGCTTGACTTGAGCAAATCTTTTCCCGTCAACTATTACCTTTACCAGCTCACGATACTTCCAATGCAAGTGCATATTGTCAATGGTTCCGTCAAAAATTCCTCCCAGTCCTTAAACAACCATATAATACTAATCTCAGCTCTTGTTATAAAATCAGAAGGATACTACATTACTACTAGAGTGGGAGCGATTACCTAGAAGCAAAAAAGGCTTCATACCCAGGCCAATCTTATGAAATAGAAATCTCTCCTTGTCACTTAAGGTTGCCAGATCATTAGGGAGTGAAGATGGTTCCAGATAATCCTGCACCTTTTGTAAAGCCTTCTCGGCCTTCTTTACTTTCCTGTTTGCCTGAAGTTTTGAGCATGTGAAACAAAACTTCAGATATGGTATGATGTTTCAAAGTGATTTGCAGGTCATGAAAGGAACACTTGTACTAGTGTATCTAATACTTACCAGAGAAAGCTTCTTCTCAAGATACCTGACCAGAGAAGCATGTCTGGCCAAAGCTGAGTCTTACATTATCTTCTCTCTTTCTTCATCGGTTGGCTGGTTTCCCCAGCGTGAGGTTGCTGCCATGGTCTCATATCCCGGTCTTTTAAAACAGGTCGTATCCCATAAGGAAGAAGTCTGAATGGCCGATTATAACCAGGAACTACATTTGGAAGCAAGTCAGCAAAGACAGGCAGGGAATCACGGCCTGCCCAATCTACTGAAAACCCGAACCGCTTCAAAACAAGGGATGCGCTAGCGCCCCTTGACAGACACTCGGTTTTCTACAAGGGATGTATAAAAACAAACAAGGGATGTTTTCATATTCAACTTTGTCATCTATATTTACAGTTACATTCTCATCTATGCCATGGCTCTAGAACTCTCAATTTAGAAATTCTACGTAATTCTTGCTTAAGCTCTTCAGGAAGCTATAATCTGTCAGGAAAACTTGCGACTTCAGAAGCATGTCTCATTCTATCACTAATATATCATGCAAAATACATAGTGTCTTTTTGAATTAATCAAGGATCCTCAAATTTCTAGACATGATAGGCTATTTAGAGTAGCTCCAGTGTATGATAATTATCGGAACTTATAACAATGATTAGCTACACTATAGATACTTGCACTTACATTCAAATTGTTTTTGATTCTTGTTCTGCATCTATTATTCATTCTCTAAAAGGCTCTCCGGAAGTTTGCAGGCACGCTGAAGTTGAGAACTATGTAGAGTGAACATAAAAAGAATTTAGGCGAAAATGAATCCAATTCTTTCCTAAGCTATAAAGTAATATTGTCATTCATAGTTTGAATGAAGTAATATATATGGTGTAAATTCCTCTTTCATTTTCTATCACAATTTCAACCAAAGTAAATAACAGAACTGATTAACAGGGTAATCAAAATCTTTGGAGCTAAGAATAAATAACAAAACCAAACCATTGTAATCAATATATCCATTTGTACATCAAATTATAATAGAGTCTTCCTCGCACAGCTACGTTGCAGCAAGGACTACAACTATAAATGTTTGAGAAACAAAGCGGCATACAAACTGGGTAATTAAAGAAGCATGTCCTCTGCAAACACATGCATTCAGTTTGGCCGAATTGTGATATGACAAACTCTCACAAGTCCGAGTTTTATTACCATGTGCCTGAAAGAGATATTTATAGTAGTAATAGCAAAACCAAATTAGAAAAAAGATGATAAATTAATTCAGAATTTTTTTATGTAACTTGATAGATTATTGAAAGCTGTCAAGTCGACTAACCTTTTATATACTACTCGTGTAGATAAATCCATTTTCTATTCGTATCAGACCGGGAAAGTCTCTCAATAGTTGATCCTCCAACAAAACCTCATTATCTTTTCGCGGTGACCATAATACTTCAACAGACTGTTTTGATGTAAGAAACAACTCAAAAAAAAAGCAATTAAAAAACAGGTATATGAGAAAATTTGTGGACTGTATATTTTTCAGTCAATTACCTGTATTTCATTTATTGGGATACGTTGAAGTGTTTGGAGAACTTCAAAGGAATGAGTACAAGTTCTTCCCTTTTCCTTGAAACATGGGATCAAGTGTTCACGAGTAGCAAGCACCAACACAGTAACCACAGTATACACATTTTCAGTGTTGCTGTTAGATTTAACCATACTGGTCTCGTTTTTATGTTCATCATCCTCGTCTGCATTTTCCAAACTGTTTAACAATGTGTACTCAACGTCGTCTCTCCCAAGCTCTCTGTTTAGAAATTCTTCGAACCACTTTCTTAACATCATCATAGGTGCATAGAGATTCTGCAATATTTTGTGACTTTAGAAGCATGTCTTATTGTGCATTTGAAATAATACTTCTCAAATTTCTAGAAAATTTTAATAGGCTATTCTAATGGACTAGCTATGCAGGCGAAAACACACGCAATGAACTTACAGTTAAATGGGTAAAATGGATAGAGGAATCATTATATTGCAGAAGAGCTTTTACCACCTCTGCAAAATATTTGAAAAGGTTAAAAATTATTATGTAGCTCCGTATTATATATATGCTAAACATGTAATCACAAGCAGCTACAGATGCTTATACATACAATTAACAACTTAACAAAAAAAATAGCCTGACTTAAAACTTTGATATAGACTAAATGCTTTTAATAACCCACATTGCATCAAACTATATACAGATATATCAACCTAGCTAGAAATTACAGAGGATTAACCTGCATCAGAAGTACCTAGAATTTACATCTGCAACCTATTTTACATAATATGGGACAACCAGTAGAATCCATCGTCGTCTTTATGTTCACCATCGTCGTCTGCATTTACCAATGTATTTAACAATGTATACTCAACGTCTTCCATCCGAAGCTCTCTGTTTAGAAATTCTTCGAACCACTTTCTTAATTGCATCATAGGTGCAGTGATACTCTGCAATATTTTGTGACTTTAGAAGCATGTCTTATTATCTATTAGTATATTTTTAAAGAAATTATGGGGCATTTGCAATCATCCCAAGCTAATCTTGATCCTTTATGTTAGAATAAGTGGTATGAACTCTGAAGCATGCACACTTGAGTAAATATAGTGACGTCTCAAGTGAAACATCAAAGTTAGGTCTACAACATACAAACAATTCCAGAGCTTTTAATACACATAAAACCAACAAAGTTCATGTCGATGCAAAAAACATATAGCAATTCCAGAGCTTCCAAATGATGAGGTCAAATTTTTATTGGTTTTTTCCTTATAAATGCTATGAATACCCCTAATTAAAACGTGTCTTGTCATTCACAGGATCCATTTTGGGACCTCTAGAATTTCTCAAATATATGTACCCAACTAAGGTACAACTAAATATGATGTGCAATACATTTTGTGCATTTGAAATAATACTCCGCAAATTTCTAGAAAAAATTAATAGGCTATTCTAATGGACTAGATATGCAGGTGAAAACACACACAATGAACTTACACATAATTTGGTAAAATGGATAGAGGAATCGTTATATTGCAGAAGAGCTTTTACCACCTCTGCAAAATATTTGAAAAGGTAAAAATTATTATGTAGCTCCATATTATATATATGCTAAACCTGTAATCACAAACAGTTATACATGCTTATACTTACAATTGACAActtaacaaaaaaaaattagCCTTACTAAAAACTTTGATATAGACTAAATGCTTTTAATAACCCACATTGCATCAAACTATATACAGATATATCAACCTAGCTAGAAATGACAGTGGACCTTTCATCATTGGCAATGATGATAAAAGAGTATTTACTATTATTTTATGACAACTGATAAAGGATTAACCTGCATCAGAAGTACCTAGAATTTACATCTGCAACCTATTTTACATAATATGGGATAACTAGTAGAATCAATGGGGTACATATCTTCAAACTATTGTTGAGGTATGTTACCTGAACTCTTCATTTCGCCTCAAGTACCCGGTAGGACACTCGACACTCGGACTTATAACTATAGTTCAGTAAGTCTGCTATGTAGTAAATATTAAGTATGTTAGACAGTATATAATTGCATGGACTAGAAGCCGgtagatttaaaaaaaaaatcttgtAGTGAATTTTTATTTAACTATATGATATAAGAATTGTATAGTTAGGAATTGACAGGTTTTTACTAATAACAACCCTCCTTACCCTGCAAAGTTGTTAGGGATTTGTAAAGTTGCAGCAACCATAAACAGGTTAATTCCAGATAGCAAGAGTTAGCGAATCAAAGTTTGTTTGTTTAGTACACCTTTCAATGCGTAGTTACCTAACCAAATTAGCTAACTTGAGGAGTAAAAACTATGAGGGAAAAAAGAGGGTTCTGTCAGTGAGTGCACCTTTCAATACGTAGTTCAGACCGTTTAAGGTTGATACATCTGCATTTTCAGCTAATTTCTTGAGCCTCTTTCGTA is a genomic window of Apium graveolens cultivar Ventura unplaced genomic scaffold, ASM990537v1 ctg4473, whole genome shotgun sequence containing:
- the LOC141701953 gene encoding CRM-domain containing factor CFM3, chloroplastic/mitochondrial-like isoform X2 — encoded protein: MKPFLLLGLGGIFDGTIDNMHLHWKYRELVKVIVDGKRFAQVKHIAIALEAESGGVLVSAMRPKNLLTRRQALARSIELQRREEMSNRKEDTFYSRIDDASDSDEDDDDRVNEIDIL
- the LOC141701953 gene encoding CRM-domain containing factor CFM3, chloroplastic/mitochondrial-like isoform X1, which translates into the protein MKPFLLLGLGGIFDGTIDNMHLHWKYRELVKVIVDGKRFAQVKHIAIALEAESGGVLVSAMRPKNLLTRRQALARSIELQRREEMSNRKALKHHITELQGKIKKLKLELVCFQTFVLKFAGGYVLLEDR